The candidate division WOR-3 bacterium genome contains a region encoding:
- a CDS encoding CRISPR-associated endoribonuclease Cas6, which produces MRLKIVLTNSKEEKIVLPIHYNHLLQAFIYNNIDKDLANFLHNEGYKYQKRNFKMFVFSRIFSKEMGLHKEEIIFDKEIYFFLSSPIKEFLSQFAEKLLKNYEFKIYKSNLN; this is translated from the coding sequence ATGAGACTCAAAATAGTTTTGACAAATTCCAAAGAAGAGAAAATTGTTCTGCCAATCCATTATAATCATCTATTACAGGCTTTTATTTATAATAACATTGACAAAGACCTTGCTAATTTTTTACATAATGAAGGGTATAAATATCAGAAGAGGAATTTTAAAATGTTTGTCTTTTCTCGGATATTTTCTAAGGAGATGGGACTCCACAAGGAAGAGATAATTTTTGATAAAGAGATTTATTTCTTTCTCTCTTCGCCGATAAAAGAATTCTTATCCCAGTTTGCTGAGAAACTTTTAAAAAATTACGAATTCAAGATTTATAAAAGCAATTTAAATTT
- a CDS encoding ABC transporter permease gives MKLIEILKLSISTFKTHRLRSFLTTLGIIIGVMTVIAILSLIQGLNMTVEKQISSLGSNTIFVQKIAWGMGRVDFEEVAKRKDLTIEDGEALKKLPSVDKLSYVKSTNVGTITYGINKARNIEVIGSDENLQYTSNYTVTTGRFINEDDFKRRRKVCVIGSYIVENLFPNTDPLFKTINLGGKQFTIIGVLEPKGTFMGQPQDNIIIIPLTTFDEVFPRPVGFQRLWRSLSFQILPKDGKNLERTIDEIREVLRRRRRLGFDKPDDFGINTQQTLREIYRNITNVAFIVMIAVAAISLIVGGIGIMNIMLVAVTERTREIGLRKAVGASNRDILLQFLLEACFLSFLGGLIGLILGISSAKIIAALTPLESAVPLWVVIIGVLFPICVGIFFGIYPATRAAKLNPIEALRYE, from the coding sequence ATGAAATTAATTGAAATATTAAAGTTATCAATATCTACTTTTAAAACCCATCGACTCCGTTCCTTTTTAACAACCTTAGGAATAATTATTGGCGTAATGACAGTTATTGCTATTCTTTCTTTAATTCAAGGTTTAAATATGACAGTAGAAAAACAGATAAGTTCATTAGGTTCCAATACAATTTTTGTTCAAAAGATTGCTTGGGGAATGGGCAGGGTTGATTTTGAAGAAGTTGCCAAAAGAAAAGATTTAACAATCGAAGATGGCGAAGCCTTAAAGAAATTGCCTTCGGTTGATAAACTTTCTTATGTAAAATCAACCAATGTGGGCACAATAACTTACGGAATAAATAAGGCAAGAAACATTGAAGTTATCGGTTCCGATGAAAATTTACAATATACTTCCAACTATACCGTTACTACTGGTCGGTTTATTAACGAAGATGATTTCAAAAGAAGAAGAAAAGTTTGTGTAATTGGTTCTTATATTGTGGAGAATTTATTTCCTAATACCGACCCACTTTTTAAAACAATCAATCTGGGTGGCAAGCAGTTTACGATCATTGGTGTATTAGAACCAAAAGGAACTTTTATGGGACAACCCCAAGATAATATCATCATCATTCCCTTGACCACCTTTGATGAAGTCTTTCCTCGACCAGTTGGTTTTCAAAGACTTTGGCGTAGTTTATCCTTTCAGATTTTACCCAAGGATGGTAAGAATTTAGAAAGGACAATTGATGAGATAAGAGAGGTTTTGCGAAGAAGAAGGAGATTAGGGTTTGACAAACCTGATGATTTTGGTATTAATACCCAACAGACATTAAGAGAGATATATAGAAATATAACCAACGTTGCTTTTATTGTGATGATTGCCGTAGCGGCAATCTCATTAATTGTTGGTGGCATTGGAATTATGAATATAATGCTTGTTGCGGTAACCGAAAGGACAAGAGAGATTGGTTTAAGAAAAGCGGTTGGTGCTTCTAATCGGGATATTTTATTACAATTTTTATTAGAAGCCTGCTTTTTATCCTTTTTAGGTGGTTTAATTGGTTTAATTTTAGGAATAAGTAGTGCCAAAATTATTGCTGCCTTAACGCCCTTAGAATCAGCCGTTCCTTTGTGGGTAGTAATTATTGGTGTTTTATTTCCCATTTGTGTTGGTATCTTTTTTGGCATCTATCCTGCCACCCGTGCTGCCAAACTCAATCCCATCGAGGCATTAAGATACGAATAA